GTAGAATGTGTTCAGAAAGACATCGTTCTTCCGAAGTTGGAATTATTTGGccatttttattgaaaaatagaatcatTATGAACTCTATAAGATTCATTATTTCTAGGTTGAGTTCAAGCTTCCCATAATGCTGTGGACATTAGGGATTTGATACAACAAGACTTCCTTAAGTTAAGACATCACCACAACCCTTATCTGTAACGCATTTGCTCAGTTCTGTTGACGAGTtgagaaaggagaagaataTTATGCAGTTGTTTAATTTCCTAGAAGTTTATTGCATATCAGTTCTTGCTTGCCCTGGCTATTTGTATGTTGTATAGTGGGCTTTCGTATATCCATATGCAAAAACCTTAATAGTTGTCTCTCGTGTGATGGATTTAGAAGCAAACCATAGAAACCAAACATTTTGCAACCTGCAAGGTGTTGGTTTCATTATTCACTGGTGCAAATATACGAAGGCCATTGGGAGGAACTATTTGACCATATATTCTCCCAAAGTTTTGAGCCTTCAATGTCTATGTCTGCTGCCTAGTAGGGAGGGTGTGTTCTATCCAATACCatgaatattcaaaataaaacagtaTCCATTACATCTTCGTaacttctcttcttcctcaacATGGTAATTACTAACATTATATTGATTAAGTTCATCTGAATTTCTACTTAAACATATGGATCCCTTGTGAGCATGAGGACTTGGTAATCCATGGATTATATGTTCTGGAGAGATAGATCAAAAATAAGTATTAACCAAGGAACTCGTATCACATGTACAGGTAACACTTAGAAGTTAAGCAATTGTATTATTTGTATGTCAACCTAGTGTATTCTATGTTAGGAACTCTTAACTCTTCATTTGctgtgtaatttttttttggtaaaaaaaaatatatatatatacttttgcACTATAGTTAAGGGATTGAAATGCTTCTCatccaaatttttgtatataaaaatatatacatgaTAGACTCCAGCCTAGCATACAAGATAGAAGGACGCACAGTAACGGAATTTTCGAAAAATGTGGGGTAGTGGAAAAGGTAGTGATTCATCTATTTCGCCGTTTTGTGAAAAGATTTCTGTTTTGCATTAAAAGACGGTCGCAATTGGAGGAGGATTCATTCCCAATTCCACACTGCTTCATAACATTTGGGGGATGGGAGTATCTCTTCATGTCTCCTACGCATAACACATTGAACAGAACAAGAAGCATCAACAGACCAAACACCTTCCACTATTTCATATGTGCCACCACTTATGTACTCCaccataatatatatacatatatacattaggataaaatatcaaattcagtttctatactttttattaattttaaaaatagtctcaatattcaatgttttttttcttttactaaagttataattattatttaaccaatTTCGATAGAAATAACTTAACTTTAAATAACgaaattaaagatttattgaatttttttgacaATCGAAACTAggactaaaatataatattaaaaaacgaTCGTTCCTAATTCCCGATGAAGAGTTCCCATTCCGATGATGCATAACCATTAGAGTCACCCCTTCCACATTTTCTGGCTAAAAGTTTGAACAATCATAGATGCTTCACTCTCAATCAACCCAAAGCTGTCACACCATGCATGTATATTGAAATATTCAAacaaattatgaatatgaCATTATGTTGATTGTATTTCAAAATCTACATTATCTGTAATATTGAtgccaaacaaagaaaatgatttatcCATAAAGTTTAGAGAATACTCCCCACAACAATGttcataaataaacaaatccaAGCTACTAATTAAGCAATAATTGATTTAAAGATAACGACCAAACTAATATTAACTAAGCTACACTAGTTACCTAGCACAACAATTCATATTGGGTCAAATATGTTGATCAACATGATCATAGTAAAAACACTCGGCACCTAATGGATAAGAGGTACATATGGAGTAAACGCTAACCAAATTGTATTGCTACAATCAAGAAAACCTTATCACCATATCATCACCAACGGAAAAAGCGATCAAGTTGGTTTAGTTGGGTTCAAATTGATCCAGTTCAATTTCTTGCACCAACGCCATGTCTATATAAGCTGCTAAGACATGCATTGCCAAACCAACTCAACCAACAGCTTTCTCATCCATATTACTCATATCCCTATTGAACTAGTTCTCCAAATCAATATGGCCATTAGCAAATTTCTTTTggttccttttcttttgattgttCTAGTTTCAGGATTGGGTGAAAGCTTTGAATTCGATGAGAAGGAGTTGGCAACAGAGGAAAGTCTATGGCGGCTGTATGAGAGGTGGGGTAACCACCACACTATCTCGAGGGGCCTAAAGGAGAAGCATAAACGTTTCAATGTGTTTAAAGAGAACGTGAACCATGTGTTCACAGTGAACCAAATGAACAAACCATACAAGCTGAAGCTGAACAAGTTCGCGGATATGTCCAACTCTGAGTTTGTGAGCTTCTATGCTCGCTCCAATATTAGCCACTACAGGAAGTTACATGGCAAAAGATCAGGTGGATTCATGTATGAGCAGGCTACAGATCTCCCATCATACATCGACTGGAGGGAAAGAGGAGCTGTCAATGACATCAAAGAGCAAGGCAAATGTGGTAGAATTTCTAATTCTGGCTTTGTAGATTCTTGTAGGAGAGGAAAAAAGTTAGACTACTCGACACAACGTTTAAGTGTTTTGAGAGTTCTCACAATTAGATTATGAAAATGTAAAGCATTCGATGTCAATGGAAATCATAAATAACCAATggattatgaaatatattgcAGGAAGCTGTTGGGCGTTTTCATCTGTGGCTGCAGTTGAAGGAATCaaccaaatcaaaaccaaCCAGCTATTATCTCTATCAGAGCAGGAGCTGCTCGACTGCAATTTCAGGAACAAAGGCTGTAACGGAGGATTCATGGAGATCGCATTCGatttcataaagaaaaatggtggaaTCGCCACTGAGAACAACTATCCGTACCACGGCGCAAGAGGATTGTGTCGCTCATCCAGAGTCagttttataattcaattcaacaCTAAAATATCGTTGATCCTTTCAGAAATGATAAAACTAAGcatctatttatttgtttgagcAGAAATCTTCACCGACAGTAACAATAGATGGATATGAAAGCGTACCTGAAAACGAGAATGCCCTGATGCAAGCCGTCGCAAACCAACCAGTGTCAGTCGCCATCGACGCCgtggggagagatttccaaTTCTACTCGCAGGCAAGTTTGTGGTTGATTCGAGCAATCGATTGCTTCACTATAATATCTTCAGGCATTGTTAATCTTAAAACCGTGGGAAAACTGCAGGGAGTGTTCGATGGATACTGTGGAACGGAGCTGAATCACGGAGTGGTGGCGATTGGTTACGGAACAACAGAAGAGGGAACAGATTACTGGATGGTGAGGAACTCGTGGGGAGTTGGATGGGGAGAGGAAGGTTACGTAAGGATGAAGCGAGGAGTGGAGCAGTCGGAAGGGCTGTGTGGAATAGTGATGGAAGCCTCTTATCCCATCAAATACTAGCACTCCAAACCCCACCCACAACCAGATTACTTACTTCTCACTCTTCTAtcagaattaattaaatatatatatgtttcatGAATTACTCTTAAatcaaaaataagaaattagtGTGGTCTTATTAAAACACTCTTTCTTCCATTCATTTCCATAATTCAGTTCTAAATACACAATGCAACGTATTAAACTCCTCATCAAATTTCCACCCAaacataaattcaaattcaaattcaaatgagagagagaggcggTGAAAGTGACAGAGTATTTGACATTGCCGATTTGATGTATTATAAAGTAATAAAGTTGGTCAGCTCTGCCCTCCCTTCTCTCTTCTTAACCtccctttaaaaataaaataaataaacgcaCTAGTCTTGAGCATACAAGCCCCTAAAAATTAGTACACTCACATGTTtccattaatataaaattaaacgcCAAccatatttaaacaaaaaaactaatttaattaaacatacGATAAATATACtttgaaaaacatgttttaaaaattctgCAAAGGNTTTATGTCGATAGGTAATTAACATCGTTTATATTTCACTCGTACTAATCATGtcaagctttaaaaaaaagaaaaaaagaaaaaaaaaagagacagATGTTCCACCTACACGACCTCCAAGACCACCATCGAAATATCAACAAACCCTCACCATCTCAAATCCCTATGCAAGGAGAGAGAAACGCCATTTTCATCTCCTTGGCTAAGAGCATAAAATGTCAAAGAAACCCCCATCCatgagcgagagagagagagagagagagagagaagtgaTGGATAGTCAGTCAAGAAGGTGGGTGGAGGCGAGCTTTGCCTTGTAAGACGGCTCCCGAGCTCCAATGCTACCGTCattttgatttgtgttttgtgatttttttgtACAGTTCGGTGCGGTTGTGTGGTGGGTGGGTGGGTTCACAACACCACATACACGTTCTCCCCCCCACTGCCACACACCCATTACCAATCTTCTGATCTCTTGCTGCTGTCTGCTTCCTCCTCTTTACCATTACCACCTTCCTCCTCTTTACCACCTTCCTCACACACCACTGCCTCCGATGACTCATCTGTGGTGGTCTCGGTGGCATCACACGCGTGTTCTCCATCACCATCATGCATGTTTCCGGCAACGGGAAGCGGCTCTGTCAATTGAATGCCATCTCGAGGAGGCGAAAACACCACCGGCAACTCATACTGTTCCATTTCGCATGGAAATTTTGAGTTCCTGAAGTGCTCCTTCAGTGCTTCTAACCCCtacacaaaaacaaacaaacaaaccaaaataaGCAACTTTTGGAAATTAATTAGCCCAGCCATATGACTATTACCCACCTGAAGTCTAGCGTAGGTAACCTGGCAGATCTTTCTGGAGTTGAAGATTTGCCAAGCTTGGAGATGGAAAGCTTTGTACAGTCTCCATGCTCCTTGTGGGGAGGTCATATTCACAAACCCATATCCCACATTGCATTTATTGCTGCAGTTTGGaaaggaaaatcaaaacaaataataaggCAATGAACTGTGGTCCAGCAAGATCAACAAAAAATGACAGACGAAGAAGGACCATAATCACTCACACGAAGTCAATAGGAAGATATACGAAATCGTAGGAGGACAAAGGAAGGCCCTTTCCATCGTTGCCTATCTCCTCGTTGCACTTCACGCAGTGCTTGTCCAGAGTCTTCAGTAATAACTTCAGACTGCCCATTATATGTTTGTTTCCCCCATTAGTCCATGccttctaataataataataataataataataataataataatttcctttAAAAGAGATCCTACTTTCAGGCCTGTTCAGAAATCCTTCTGTCGTTTGCTTcaaaatggaaacatttttttatttagaccTCCCTAGAGGTTGACTGACTGAGTTTGAAAACGTTTTTAAACACGAACCAAGGACATTCATGAGCTTGTTTCTATAAAATAGAAATGTACATAAAGAATGAAACAGAAAACTCACTTATACTTGTTGGGTATGTTCTTGATCATAACCGTAGTTCTGGACTCTCTGCAATCGGGTGCTTCTGCATCCATTGCGTTTTCGCTTATTAAGAAACACGGGTCAGATTTCTTCAAGAAGTTGTTCTTCCTCAACCTAAAATTAATCCTAGGTTGAGAAAATGCTTCTTGTTTTGAGCTGGTTGGAGATTGCTTATTCATAATCTTCTTTGCATTTATCCCCTTCGAAGTGTCGACTGAGGCCCCTAtttcaattccatttcctGTATTTCCACTGCAGTTCAATGGCTGCAACTTGTCCATCAGTTCATCTGCATTGTTTAAGCTCCGGCCGCTCA
The nucleotide sequence above comes from Cucurbita pepo subsp. pepo cultivar mu-cu-16 chromosome LG11, ASM280686v2, whole genome shotgun sequence. Encoded proteins:
- the LOC111804905 gene encoding vignain-like, with the protein product MHCQTNSTNSFLIHITHIPIELVLQINMAISKFLLVPFLLIVLVSGLGESFEFDEKELATEESLWRLYERWGNHHTISRGLKEKHKRFNVFKENVNHVFTVNQMNKPYKLKLNKFADMSNSEFVSFYARSNISHYRKLHGKRSGGFMYEQATDLPSYIDWRERGAVNDIKEQGKCGSCWAFSSVAAVEGINQIKTNQLLSLSEQELLDCNFRNKGCNGGFMEIAFDFIKKNGGIATENNYPYHGARGLCRSSRKSSPTVTIDGYESVPENENALMQAVANQPVSVAIDAVGRDFQFYSQASLWLIRAIDCFTIISSGIVNLKTVGKLQGVFDGYCGTELNHGVVAIGYGTTEEGTDYWMVRNSWGVGWGEEGYVRMKRGVEQSEGLCGIVMEASYPIKY